One Bombus pascuorum chromosome 4, iyBomPasc1.1, whole genome shotgun sequence DNA segment encodes these proteins:
- the LOC132906115 gene encoding uncharacterized protein LOC132906115 gives MKYKYNPSWKELHSSLKFRSRECLLENSLHGVPYFVDSTRPKWERLTWFLLTFASLLAIIAIIIIILDKFQTEPTITGLDIMTENVNIEFPQIFVCFDWFHLNHSDIPEDEIYIYEQLYNWIFGKRIDVNSFPLTYKNKNNFGKTFEAMGPDCDLLISDCVYKGINISCSALFIKVHTAVGICCKSKYLEPLKILDHLRSFEFRMFSSSFPLRVYYTQQNVTSPSPGERALVKAHFPIDIEFIVHITYSTPDIHKIFKYCKCLPWFLSFDGKTECPLSKYSCFDNVDIDITRCSCWLSCDHASYSVTQIQSSSKNTNQIMLRKWPTALYKREVRFGYLDLLVSFGGIAGLFLGYSLFVSIEIGYYFTLRTYCGAVIQSSREQYNIITVHVVEKIPQKKDTNQKYYLYID, from the exons atgaaatacaaatacaatCCTTCGTGGAAGGAATTACATTCCAGTTTGAAATTCAGATCAAGAGAATGTCTTTTGGAAAACTCGTTGCATGGTGTTCCATATTTTGTGGATTCCACACGACCTAAATGGGAaag ATTAACATGGTTTCTCTTGACATTTGCATCGCTATTAGCGATCATAGCTATAATCATAATTATCTtagataaatttcaaacagaGCCAACTATAACCGGATTAGATATAATGACagaaaatgttaatattgAATTTCCTCAAATCTTTGTTTGCTTCGACTGGTTTCATTTGAATCATTCGGATATACCTGAG gatgaaatatatatatacgaacaATTGTACAATTGGATTTTTGGAAAACGTATAGATGTAAACTCGTTCCCTCTTActtacaaaaacaaaaacaattttgGTAAAACTTTTGAAGCAATGGGACCTGATTGTGATCTTTTAATTAGTGACTGCGTAtacaa gggaataaatatatcatgtaGCGCGCtatttataaaagtacatACGGCTGTGGGTATTTGCTgtaaatctaaatatttagaGCCACTTAAAATTCTTGATCATTTAAGGAGTTTTGAATTTAGGATGTTCAGTTCAAGTTTTCCTTTGAG AGTATACTATACGCAACAAAATGTTACGAGTCCAAGTCCAGGTGAAAGAGCCCTAGTAAAAGCACATTTTCCTATAGATATTGAATTTATTGTTCATATAACATATTCAACTCCCGATATTC ataagatatttaaatattgtaagtGTTTACCATGGTTTCTATCGTTCGATGGTAAAACAGAATGCCCACTTTCAAAGTATTCCTGTTTCGATAACGTTGACATCGATATAACTCGATGTAGCTGTTGGCTATCTTGCGACCATGCGTCATATAGCGTAACGCAAATACAAAGTTCttctaaaaatacaaatcaaATTATGTTGAGAAAATGGCCAACAGCTCTCTACAAGAGAGAAGTACGATTTGGTTATTTAGATTTACTTGTATCGTTTGGTGGTATTGCAGGTCTCTTTCTAGgatattctttatttgtaTCTATCGAAATTggatattattttactcttaGAACTTACTGTGGAGCTGTAATTCAATCATCTCGGGAACAGTACAATATCATAACTGTTCATGTTGTGGAAAAAATTCCACAGAAAAAAGATActaatcaaaaatattatttgtatatcgaTTAA